The proteins below are encoded in one region of Brachionichthys hirsutus isolate HB-005 chromosome 12, CSIRO-AGI_Bhir_v1, whole genome shotgun sequence:
- the LOC137902280 gene encoding trace amine-associated receptor 13c-like → METVEDIELCFPELFNTSCRKPNHSRSEAVLIYIVMPLTSLVTVILNLLVIISISHFKQLHTPTNLLLLSLAFSDFFVGVLMCFHILITDGCWFLGDIMCALFNISDYTSTSASVGTMVLISVDRYVAICDPLRYSTKITVSRVTTCICLCWLCSILYNGLLMNDNLSQLDRHISCIGECVIVINYVAGVADTIFTFIAPVTVIIVLYMRVFVVAVSQARAMRSHISSMPLQSTLSAKKSELKAARTLGVVIVVFLACLCPYFCSSILGENSLFNVTSVPLQSWLFCFNSCLNPVIYAFCYPWYRKSIKLIVTFKILEPDSCEANVL, encoded by the exons ATGGAGACAGTGGAAGACATTGAGCTCTGCTTTCCTGAACTCTTCAACACCTCCTGTAGGAAGCCAAACCACTCACGCTCTGAAGCTGTGCTGATTTACATTGTGATGCCTTTAACTTCTCTGGTCACTGTGATTCTCAACCTgctggtcatcatctccatctcccaTTTCAA GCAGCTCCACACTcccaccaacctcctcctcctctcgctggCTTTCTCAGATTTCTTTGTCGGTGTCCTGATGTGCTTCCATATCCTCATAACAGATGGATGCTGGTTTCTCGGTGACATCATGTGtgctttatttaatatttctgaCTATACTAGTACCTCTGCCTCAGTAGGAACCATGGTTCTCATATCAGTTGATCGCTACGTGGCTATTTGTGACCCTCTGCGTTACTCCACCAAAATCACTGTATCAAGAGTTACAACCTGTATTTGCCTTTGTTGGCTCTGTTCTATTCTATATAACGGCCTCTTGATGAATGATAACCTCAGTCAACTTGACAGGCATATTTCCTGTATTGGAGAGTGTGTGATTGTCATTAATTATGTTGCAGGAGTTGCAGACactatttttacctttattgcACCTGTCACCGTCATCATAGTTCTGTACATGAGAGTATTTGTGGTTGCTGTGTCCCAGGCTCGTGCCATGAGGTCTCACATTTCATCTATGCCACTTCAAAGTACTCTGTCGGCTAAGAAATCCGAGCTGAAAGCCGCCAGGACTCTcggtgttgttattgttgtgtttctggcATGTCTTTGTCCCTATTTCTGTTCCTCTATTTTGGGAGAAAACAGTTTGTTTAATGTTACATCTGTGCCCTTACAGAGCTGGTTATTTTGTTTTAACTCTTGTTTAAACCCAGTAATCTATGCTTTCTGCTATCCCTGGTATCGAAAATCTATTAAACTAATTGTAACATTTAAGATTCTTGAGCCTGACTCCTGTGAGGCCAATGTCTTGTAA
- the LOC137902248 gene encoding trace amine-associated receptor 13c-like — MTSEREDELCFPQLLNSSCRKTVHPYFASMLIYTTLSSISIVTVFLNMMVIISISHFKQLRTSTNLLLLSLAVSDCIVGLLLVFQIILIDGCWFLGDIMCVVYFVLYYMITSASIGTMVLISIDRYVAICHPLHYSTKVTIKRINVCVCLCWMFCVLVHCLILKDNLGHAGGFNSCVGQCVINVNYASGLADMILSFIIPVTVIVVLYMRVFMVAVSQVRAMRSHITSVTMKYSVKVTAKRSELKAAITLGVVVVVFLICVCPYFCVSLSGQDSKIDAASSAFIITLFYFNSCLNPLIYALFYPWFRKSIKLIVTLKILEADSCNSIM; from the exons ATGACATCCGAAAGAGAAGATGAACTTTGCTTTCCACAACTCCTCaactcctcctgcaggaagacCGTTCATCCATATTTTGCATCTATGCTTATTTACACCACACTGTCCTCCATCTCTATTGTTACTGTGTTTCTCAACATgatggtcatcatctccatctcacacttcAA gcagctccgcacctccaccaacctcctcctcctctctctggctgtctcagaTTGCATCGTGGGCCTCCTTCTGGTTTTTCAAATTATTCTTATCGACGGTTGCTGGTTCCTGGGAGACATcatgtgtgttgtgtattttgtcCTGTACTATATGATTACATCTGCCTCAATAGGGACCATGGTTCTCATATCTATTGATCGCTACGTGGCTATTTGTCACCCTCTacattattctactaaagttaCCATAAAAAGaattaatgtctgtgtttgtctgtgttggatgttttgtgttcttgttcACTGTCTGATCCTGAAAGATAACCTGGGACATGCAGGCGGGTTTAATTCCTGCGTTGGTCAGTGTGTAATTAATGTGAATTATGCTTCTGGACTTGCTGACATGATTTTATCCTTTATTattcctgtcactgtcattgtaGTTCTTTATATGAGAGTATTTATGGTTGCTGTGTCTCAGGTTCGTGCCATGAGGTCTCACATTACATCTGTCACCATGAAGTATTCAGTGAAAGTAACTGCTAAGAGatcagagctgaaagcagccattactcttggagtcgttgtcgttgtgtttttgatatgtgtgtgtccttatttttgtgtttcactTTCTGGCCAGGACTCAAAGATTGATGCTGCTTCTTCTGCATTCATCATAACCCTGTTCTATTTTAACTCGTGTCTGAATCCTCTGATCTATGCCTTGTTCTACCCCTGGTTCAGAAAATCCATCAAGCTGATTGTAACACTTAAGATACTAGAGGCTGACTCATGTAACTCCATCAtgtga
- the LOC137902319 gene encoding trace amine-associated receptor 13c-like: protein MSSFYEDELCFPQLLNSSCRKSMNPYFVSILTYITLSSICTVTVILNMMVIISISHFKQLHTSTNLLLLSLGVSDFCVGLLIVFQIAHIDGCWFWEDIVCVVYSVLGHVTTSASIETMVLISIDRYVAICHPLHYSTKVTIKRINVCICLCWMFSVLVHCLILKNNLEKPGRFNSCVGQCVIILDYASGLADTILSFIIPVTVIVVLYMRVFVVAVSQARAMRSHVTSVTIKRSVKVTAKKSELKAAITLGVVVVVFLICVCPFFCVLLSGQDAIVDPSSSAFILTLFYFNSCLNPLIYALFYPWFRKSIKLIVTLKILEADSCNSSM, encoded by the exons atgtcatccttttATGAAGATGAACTTTGCTTTCCACAGCTCCTCAACTCCTCCTGTAGGAAGTCCATGAATCCTTACTTTGTGTCAATTCTCACTTATATCACACTGTCCTCCATCTGTACTGTCACTGTGATTCTCAACATgatggtcatcatctccatctcacacttTAA gcagctccacacctccaccaacctcctcctcctctctctgggtGTCTCAGATTTCTGTGTGGGCCTCCTTATTGTGTTTCAAATTGCCCACATCGATGGTTGCTGGTTTTGGGAAGACATTGTTTGTGTTGTATATTCAGTTCTGGGCCATGTTACTACATCTGCCTCAATAGAAACCATGGTTCTAATATCTATTGATCGCTACGTGGCTATTTGTCACCCTCTacattattctactaaagttaCCATAAAAAGAATTAATGTCTGTATTTGTCTGTGTTGGATGTTTTCTGTTCTTGTTCACTGTCTGATTCTGAAGAACAACCTGGAGAAACCAGGCAGGTTTAACTCCTGTGTTGGTCAGTGTGTAATTATTCTTGATTATGCTTCTGGACTTGCTGATACGATTCTATCCTTTATTattcctgtcactgtcattgtaGTTCTTTATATGAGAGTATTTGTGGTTGCTGTGTCTCAGGCTCGTGCCATGAGGTCTCACGTTACATCTGTCACCATCAAGCGTTCAGTGAAAGTAACTGCTAAGAAatcagagctgaaagcagccattacTCTTGGAGTAgttgtcgttgtgtttctgatatgtgtgtgcccttttttttgtgttttactttctgGCCAGGACGCTATTGTTGATCCCTCGTCTTCTGCATTCATCTTAACCCTGTTCTATTTTAACTCTTGTCTGAATCCTCTGATCTATGCCTTGTTCTACCCCTGGTTCAGAAAGTCCATCAAGCTGATTGTAACACTTAAGATACTAGAGGCTGACTCATGTAACTCCAGCAtgtga
- the LOC137902080 gene encoding trace amine-associated receptor 13c-like: MSSLDVDELCFPELFNSSCRKAIRPYYASILIYTIMSFISIVTVFLNMMVIISISHFKQLRTSTNLLLLSLAVSDCIVGLLLVFQIILIDGCWFLGDIMCVVYFVLYYMITSASIGTMVLISVDRYVAICHPLHYSTKVTIKRINVCVCLCWMFCVLVHCLILKDNLGHAGGFNSCVGQCVINVNYASGLADMILSFIIPVTVIVVLYMRVFMVAVSQVRAMRSHVTSVTMKYSVKVTAKRSELKAAITLGVVVVVFLICVCPYFCVSLSGQDSKIDAASSAFIITLFYFNSCLNPLIYALFYPWFRKSIKLIVTLKILEADSCNSIM, encoded by the exons ATGTCTTCCCTTGATGTAGACGAACTTTGCTTTCCAGAACTCTTCaactcctcctgcaggaaggCCATACGTCCTTACTATGCATCCATTCTCATTTACACCATAATGTCCTTCATCTCTATTGTTACTGTGTTTCTCAACATGATGGTCATCATTTCCATCTCACACTTCAA gcagctccgcacctccaccaacctcctcctcctctctctggctgtctcagaTTGCATCGTGGGCCTCCTTCTGGTTTTTCAAATTATTCTTATCGACGGTTGCTGGTTCCTGGGAGACATcatgtgtgttgtgtattttgtcCTGTACTATATGATTACATCTGCCTCAATAGGGACCATGGTTCTCATATCTGTTGACCGATATGTGGCTATTTGTCACCCTCTacattattctactaaagttaCCATAAAAAGaattaatgtctgtgtttgtctgtgttggatgttttgtgttcttgttcACTGTCTGATCCTGAAAGATAACCTGGGACATGCAGGCGGGTTTAACTCCTGTGTTGGTCAGTGTGTAATTAATGTGAATTATGCTTCTGGACTTGCTGACATGATTTTATCCTTTATTattcctgtcactgtcattgtaGTTCTTTATATGAGAGTATTTATGGTTGCTGTGTCTCAGGTTCGTGCCATGAGGTCTCACGTTACATCTGTCACCATGAAGTATTCAGTGAAAGTAACTGCTAAGAGatcagagctgaaagcagccattactcttggagtcgttgtcgttgtgtttctgatatgtgtgtgcccttatttttgtgtttcactTTCTGGCCAGGACTCAAAGATTGATGCTGCTTCTTCTGCATTCATCATTACCCTGTTCTATTTTAACTCGTGTCTGAATCCTCTGATCTATGCCTTGTTCTACCCCTGGTTCAGAAAATCCATCAAGCTGATTGTAACACTTAAGATACTAGAGGCTGACTCATGTAACTCCATCAtgtga
- the LOC137902335 gene encoding trace amine-associated receptor 13c-like, with protein sequence MSSFYEDELCFPQLLNSSCRKSMNPYFVSILTYITLSSISIVTVILNMMVIISISHFKQLHTSTNLLLLSLVVSDFCVGLLIVFQIAHIDGCWFWEDIVCVVYSVLGHVTTSASIETMVLISIDRYVAICHPLHYSTKVTIKIINVCICLCWMFCVLVHCLILMNNLEKPGRFNSCVGQCVINLNYASGLADMILSFIIPVTVIVVLYMRVFMVAVSQARAMRSHVTSVTIKRSVKVTAKRSELKAAITLGVVVVVFLICVCPFFCVLLSGQDSIVNASSSTFIITLFYFNSCLNPLIYALFYPWFRKSIKLIVTLKILEAGSCNSIM encoded by the exons atgtcatccttttATGAAGATGAACTTTGCTTTCCACAACTCCTCAACTCCTCCTGTAGGAAGTCCATGAATCCTTACTTTGTGTCAATTCTCACTTATATCACACTGTCCTCCATCTCTATTGTTACTGTGATTCTCAACATgatggtcatcatctccatctcacacttcaa gcagctccacacctccaccaacctcctcctcctctctctggttGTCTCAGATTTCTGTGTGGGCCTCCTTATTGTGTTTCAAATTGCCCACATCGATGGTTGCTGGTTTTGGGAAGACATTGTTTGTGTTGTATATTCAGTTCTGGGCCATGTTACTACATCTGCCTCAATAGAAACCATGGTTCTAATATCTATTGATCGCTACGTGGCTATTTGTCACCCTCTacattattctactaaagttaccataaaaataattaatgtctgtatttgtctgtgttggatgttttgtgttcttgttcACTGTCTGATTCTGATGAACAACCTGGAGAAACCAGGCAGGTTTAACTCCTGTGTTGGTCAGTGTGTAATTAATCTGAATTATGCTTCTGGACTTGCTGATATGATTCTATCCTTTATTattcctgtcactgtcattgtaGTTCTTTATATGAGAGTATTTATGGTTGCTGTGTCTCAGGCTCGTGCCATGAGGTCTCACGTTACATCTGTCACCATCAAGCGTTCAGTGAAAGTAACTGCTAAGAGatcagagctgaaagcagccattacTCTTGGAGTAgttgtcgttgtgtttctgatatgtgtgtgcccttttttttgtgttttactttctgGCCAAGACTCTATTGTTAATGCCTCGTCTTCTACATTCATCATAACCCTGTTCTATTTTAACTCTTGTCTGAATCCTCTGATCTATGCCTTGTTCTACCCCTGGTTCAGAAAGTCCATCAAGCTGATTGTAACACTTAAGATACTAGAGGCTGGCTCATGTAACTCCATCAtgtga
- the LOC137902081 gene encoding trace amine-associated receptor 13c-like, translated as MSSLDVDKLCFPELFNSSCRKAIRPYYASILIYITLSFISIVTVLLNMMVIISISHFKQLHTPTNLLLLALAVSDCSLGLLLVFQISLVGGCWFVGDVMCVMYFVLYYFFTASSIGIMVLISVDRYVAICHPLHYSTKVTKKRTHICVCLCWMFCILVHSLILKDNLRQPGGFNSCVGQCVINLNYASGLADMVLSFIIPVTVIILLYMRVFVVAASQARAMRSHVTSVTLKYSAKTTAKKSELKAAFTLGVVVVVFLLCVCPYFCILLSAQDSRVDAETSAFMMCLLYLNSCLNPLIYALFYPWFRKSIKLIVTLKILESDSCNSIM; from the exons ATGTCTTCCCTTGATGTAGACAAACTTTGCTTTCCAGAACTCTTCaactcctcctgcaggaaggCCATACGTCCTTACTATGCATCCATTCTCATTTACATCACACTGTCCTTCATCTCTATTGTCACTGTGCTTCTCAACATgatggtcatcatctccatctcacacttcAA gcagctccacacccccaccaacctcctcctccttgctctgGCTGTCTCAGATTGCAGCCTGGGCCTCCTTCTGGTTTTTCAAATAAGTCTTGTAGGCGGCTGCTGGTTTGTGGGAGACGTCATGTGTGTTATGTATTTTGTCCTGTACTATTTCTTCACAGCTTCCTCAATAGGGATCATGGTTCTCATATCAGTTGACCGCTACGTGGCTATTTGTCACCCTCTACATTATTCTACCAAAGTCACTAAAAAGAGAACACAtatctgtgtttgtctgtgttggatGTTTTGCATTCTTGTTCACAGTCTGATCCTGAAGGATAATCTTAGACAACCAGGTGGGTTTAACTCCTGTGTTGGTCAGTGTGTAATTAATTTGAATTATGCTTCTGGACTTGCTGATATGGTTCTATCCTTTATTattcctgtcactgtcatcaTACTTCTCTATATGAGAGTATTTGTGGTTGCTGCGTCTCAGGCTCGTGCCATGAGGTCTCACGTTACATCTGTCACCCTCAAATATTCAGCTAAAACAACTGCTAAGAAATCAGAGCTGAAAGCGGCTTTTACTCTTGGAGTAgttgtcgttgtgtttctgttatgtgtgtgtccttatttttgcattttactTTCTGCCCAGGACTCCAGGGTTGATGCTGAAACCTCTGCATTTATGATGTGCCTGTTGTATTTAAATTCTTGCCTCAATCCTCTGATCTATGCCTTGTTCTACCCCTGGTTCAGAAAATCCATCAAGCTGATTGTGACACTTAAGATACTCGAGTCTGACTCATGTAACTCCATCATgtga
- the LOC137902306 gene encoding trace amine-associated receptor 13c-like — protein sequence MSSFDEDELCFPQLLNSSCRKVIRPYFESLLIYITLSLISIVTVLLNMMVIISISHFKQLHTSTNLLLLSLAVSDCIVGFLIIFQIILINGCWFLGDIVCVVYFVLDYLITAASIGIMVLISVDRYVAICHPLHYSTKVTKTRINVCVCLCWMFCVLVHCLILKDNLEQPGGFNSCVGQCVINLNYASILADVILSFIIPVTVIVVLYMRVFMVAASQARAMRSHVTSVTINCSVKVSAKKSELKAAITLGVVVVVFLICVCPYFCVVLSGQDSTIDAESSAIIMCLFYINSCLNPLIYALFYPWFRKSIKLIVTLKILESDSCNSIM from the exons atgtcatcctttgatgaagatgaactttgCTTTCCACAGCTCCTCAACTCCTCCTGTAGGAAGGTCATACGTCCTTACTTTGAATCCTTGCTCATTTACATCACACTGTCCTTAATCTCTATTGTCACTGTGCTTCTCAACATgatggtcatcatctccatctcacacttcAA gcagctccacacctccaccaacctcctcctcctctctctggctgtctcgGATTGCATCGTGGGTTTCCTCATCATATTTCAAATTATCCTCATAAATGGCTGCTGGTTTTTGGGagacattgtgtgtgttgtgtattttgtcCTAGACTATTTAATCACAGCGGCCTCAATAGGGATCATGGTTCTTATATCAGTTGACCGCTACGTGGCTATTTGTCACCCTCTACATTATTCTACCAAAGTCACTAAAACGAGaattaatgtctgtgtttgtctgtgttggatgttttgtgttcttgttcACTGTCTGATCCTGAAAGATAATCTGGAACAACCAGGCGGGTTTAACTCCTGTGTTGGTCAGTGTGTAATTAATCTGAATTATGCTTCTATACTTGCTGATGTGATTTTATCCTTTATTattcctgtcactgtcattgtaGTTCTTTATATGAGAGTATTTATGGTGGCTGCGTCTCAGGCTCGTGCCATGAGGTCTCACGTTACATCTGTCACCATCAACTGTTCAGTGAAAGTATCTGCTAAGAAatcagagctgaaagcagccattactcttggagtcgttgtcgttgtgtttctgatatgtgtgtgtcctTATTTTTGCGTTGTGCTATCTGGCCAGGACTCAACGATTGATGCTGAATCTTCTGCAATTATCATGTGTCTCTTCTATATTAACTCGTGTCTGAATCCTCTGATCTATGCCTTGTTCTACCCCTGGTTCAGAAAATCCATCAAGCTGATTGTGACACTTAAGATACTCGAGTCTGACTCATGTAACTCCATCATGTga
- the LOC137901915 gene encoding trace amine-associated receptor 13c-like yields MSSFDEDELCFPQLLNSSCRKSMIPYFVSMLIYITLSSISIVTVILNMMVIISISHFKQLHTSTNLLLLSLAVSDCIVGFLIVFQIILINGCWFLGDIMCVVYFLLNYIITSASIGTMILISVDRYVAICHPLHYSTKVTKKRINVCVCLCWMICVFVHCLLLKDNLKQPGRFNSCVGQCVINVDYASGLADMILFFIIPVTVIVVLYVRVFMVAVSQARAMRSHVTSVTIKCSVKVTAKRSELKAAITLGVVVVVFLICVCPYFCVLLFGQDSVIYGSSSTFILTLFYFNSCLNPLIYALFYPWFRKCIKLIVTLKILEADSRNTSM; encoded by the exons atgtcatcctttgatgaagatgaactttgCTTTCCACAACTCCTCAACTCCTCCTGTAGGAAGTCCATGATTCCTTACTTTGTATCAATGCTCATTTACATCACACTGTCCTCCATCTCTATTGTCACTGTGATTCTCAACATgatggtcatcatctccatctcacacttcAA acagctccacacctccaccaacctcctcctcctctctctggctgtttCAGATTGCATCGTGGGTTTCCTCATTGTGTTTCAAATTATTCTCATAAATGGCTGCTGGTTTTTGGGAGACATcatgtgtgttgtgtattttcTGCTGAACTACATAATTACCTCTGCCTCAATAGGGACCATGATTCTCATATCTGTTGACCGCTACGTGGCTATTTGTCACCCTCTACATTATTCTACCAAAGTCACTAAAAAGAGaattaatgtctgtgtttgtctgtgttggatgatttgtgtttttgttcactGTCTGCTGCTGAAGGATAATCTTAAACAGCCAGGCAGGTTTAACTCCTGTGTTGGTCAGTGTGTAATTAATGTTGATTATGCTTCTGGACTTGCTGATAtgattttattctttattattcctgtcactgtcattgtaGTTCTTTATGTGAGAGTATTTATGGTTGCTGTGTCTCAGGCTCGTGCCATGAGGTCTCACGTTACATCTGTCACCATCAAGTGTTCAGTGAAAGTAACTGCTAAGAGatcagagctgaaagcagccattactcttggagtcgttgtcgttgtgtttctgatatgtgtgtgtcctTATTTTTGCGTTTTACTTTTTGGCCAGGACTCTGTGATCTATGGTTCATCCTCTACTTTCATcttaaccctgttttattttaactcTTGTCTGAATCCTCTGATCTATGCCCTGTTCTACCCCTGGTTCAGAAAATGCATCAAGCTGATTGTAACACTTAAGATACTAGAGGCTGACTCACGTAACACCAGCATGTGa
- the LOC137901916 gene encoding trace amine-associated receptor 13c-like produces MSSFDEDELCFPHLLNSSCRKVILPYFESLFTYIILSSISIVTVILNMMVIISISHFKQLHTSTNLLLLSLAVSDCIVGLLLVFQIILIDGCWFLGDIMCIVYVFLNSAITSASIGTMVLISVDRYVAICHPLHYSTKVTKKRINVCVCLCWMFSLLVHCLLLKDDLEQPGRFNSCVGQCSFANDYASILADVILSFIIPVTVIVVLYMRVFMVAVSQARAMRSHVTSVTIKCSVTVTAKRSELKAAITLGVVVVVFLICVCPPFCVLLSGQDSLIDVSSSTFIITLFYFNSCLNPLIYALFYPWFRKSIKLIVTLKILEADSRDTSM; encoded by the exons atgtcatcctttgatgaagatgaactttgCTTTCCACATCTCCTCAACTCCTCCTGTAGGAAGGTCATACTTCCTTACTTTGAATCCTTGTTTACTTATATCATACTGTCCTCCATCTCTATTGTTACTGTGATTCTCAACATgatggtcatcatctccatctcacacttcAA gcagctccacacctccaccaacctcctcctcctctctctggctgtctcagaTTGCATCGTGGGCCTCCTTCTGGTTTTTCAAATTATACTCATAGATGGCTGCTGGTTTCTGGGAGACATTATGTGTATtgtgtatgtttttttaaactctgcAATTACATCTGCCTCAATAGGGACCATGGTTCTTATATCAGTTGACCGCTACGTGGCTATTTGTCACCCTCTACATTATTCCACCAAAGTCACTAAAAAGAGaattaatgtctgtgtttgtctgtgttggatGTTTTCTCTGCTTGTTCACTGTCTGCTGCTGAAGGATGACCTGGAACAACCAGGCAGGTTTAACTCCTGTGTTGGACAGTGTTCATTTGCTAATGATTACGCTTCTATACTTGCTGATGtgattttatcttttattattccTGTCACTGTTATTGTAGTTCTTTATATGAGAGTATTTATGGTGGCTGTGTCTCAGGCTCGTGCCATGAGGTCTCACGTTACATCTGTCACCATCAAGTGTTCAGTGACAGTAACTGCTAAGAGatcagagctgaaagcagccattactcttggagtcgttgtcgttgtgtttctgatatgtgtgtgtcctcctttttgtgttttactttctgGCCAGGACTCCCTGATCGATGTTTCATCCTCTACCTTCATCATAACTCTGTTCTATTTTAACTCTTGTCTGAATCCTCTGATCTATGCCTTGTTCTACCCCTGGTTCAGAAAATCCATCAAGTTGATTGTAACGCTTAAGATACTCGAGGCTGACTCACGTGACACCAGCATGTGA